A single window of Salvia splendens isolate huo1 chromosome 8, SspV2, whole genome shotgun sequence DNA harbors:
- the LOC121745226 gene encoding putative kinase-like protein TMKL1 — translation MEHKLKLILLSTLTPFSLLAIIFLSIILCFRRRDSKNDDVGLDLEGKGVDGVLKLNAEELVKFEGGEDLSVVEILEAPGEVIGKSSYGTLYKADLVNLNCVALLRFLRPTCTLRMMEVLPAIELLGSVRHPNLVPLNAFYAGPRGEKLMVLPFYTSGNLAQFIKDGNGEAYKWPTICRISIGIARGLHHLHTALEKPIVHGNLKSKNVLLGAKYHPYVSDFGVRLLLSPSTGQQMVEASGFEGYRAPELIKMRDACVESDIYSLGIIFLELLSGKQAVDGKDQDSYLPITMTSADLHHPGILVGLKNDERVVAEDGMLRYFQLATACCSPSRRRRPNIKQILDKLQDIAK, via the exons ATGGAGCACAAGCTTAAACTCATACTGCTGTCTACTCTAACCCCATTTTCACTCTTAGCCATTATTTTTCTCTCAATAATTTTGTGTTTTCGAAGAAGAGATTcgaaaaatgatgatgtgggaTTGGATTTGGAGGGCAAGGGGGTGGATGGGGTGTTGAAGTTGAATGCAGAGGAGCTGGTGAAATTTGAAGGAGGGGAAGATCTTAGTGTGGTGGAGATTCTTGAGGCGCCTGGAGAGGTTATTGGGAAATCGAGTTATGGGACTTTGTATAAAGCTGATTTGGTTAATTTGAATTGTGTGGCATTGCTTAGATTCTTGAGGCCTACTTGTACATTGAGGATGATGGAGGTTTTGCCTGCTATTGAGCTGCTGGGCTCTGTTAGGCACCCCAATTTGGTGCCTCTCAATGCCTTTTATGCAGGCCCCAGAGGGGAGAAATTGATGGTTCTTCCCTTTTACACCTCTGGGAATTTGGCTCAGTTCATCAAAG ATGGAAATGGGGAGGCTTATAAATGGCCTACCATATGCAGAATCTCCATTGGTATTGCTAGAGGGCTTCACCATCTCCATACAGCGTTGGAGAAGCCGATAGTCCATGGTAACCTCAAGTCGAAGAACGTGCTATTGGGTGCTAAGTATCACCCGTATGTCTCAGATTTTGGGGTGCGTCTGCTGTTGAGTCCCAGTACAGGGCAACAAATGGTTGAAGCGTCTGGATTCGAGGGTTATAGAGCCCCCGAGCTGATTAAAATGAGAGACGCCTGCGTGGAGAGTGACATCTACAGCTTAGGGATCATATTTCTGGAATTGCTATCCGGGAAACAGGCGGTCGATGGGAAGGATCAAGATTCGTATCTGCCAATCACCATGACTAGCGCAGATTTGCATCACCCGGGGATTCTTGTTGGTCTTAAGAACGACGAGAGGGTAGTCGCCGAAGACGGTATGCTCAGATATTTCCAGCTTGCAACCGCGTGCTGCTCGCCTTCCCGACGACGCCGGCCTAACATAAAGCAAATCCTGGATAAGCTTCAAGACATTGCAAAGTGA